Part of the Halogeometricum sp. S3BR5-2 genome, GCGGGGAGCCCCTCGAACTCGGTGATGTCCTCGACGCGGACGCTCTCTTTGACCTCGTCGAGAATCTCCGTGGAGGTCATGACGCTGTCGTCGAAGGAGGAGGAGAGCAGTTCCTTGGCCCGGTCGACGACTTCGCGGCGCTTGGCCTCGCGCACGTCCTCGATGTCCGTGACGCGCACGTCCGACTGGCACGGCCCCACGCGGGTGATGGTTTCGAGCGAGGCGGCGAGGATGGCCGTCTTCACTTTGTCCAGACTGCTGGCGATGGTGACCGACCCGAACGACTGCCCGTTCTCGCTCTCTATCTGTACGTCTATGCGGCCGACTTTCGACGATTGTTGGAGGTCGCGGAGATCCAACTCCTCGCCGAGCAGACCTTCCGTCTGCCCGAAGATGGCGCCGACGACGTCGGAGCGTTCGACGACGCCGTCCGCGGTAATCGCGGCGTGAATGAGATATTTTGCTGTATCGTCCATGATGAGACACCCCTCCTGGGTGCTGAGATGATGATGGTGACGGTGTCACGAGCGACTCGGTGACGGCCTTATATAAGGGTCGCTACGGGCAAATAACTATCGTACCGGTCGTCCGCTTCGACGTTCGTCGTCGTCCCAACGGCGTCGACGGCGCTCGCGGCGCGTCCGCCGGCCGTTCGAGTCGCTCTCGACTCCCTCCGCTCGTCCGACCCGCCCGTATGAAGGAAATTTCTCTTCGGAACTGCCGTACGAATTAGAAACAACAATACTTACGTAATATGAGTGACTATCTAGCGCCGATGACGCGACCGAAGACGGATTATCTGTGGGTCGGCGCGTTCGCCGTTCTGGTGGCCTTCGCCGTCCCGTGGTTCCTGTGGCGCGACGCGACGACGTGGGCCGGACTACCTGTGTGGCTGTGGTGGCATATCGGATGGATGGCACTCGCCTCCGGGGTCTTCTACCTGTTCACGCGCGGCGCGTGGGACCGCGGTATGAACGTCGAGCGGGAGGTGTGAGATGGTCGCTTCCGACCTCCTCGTCCAGACGGGCGTCGTCGGCGCCTACCTCGTCGTCTCGCTCCTCGTCGGCTTCCTCGCCTACCGCCTGACGAGTCGGGACGCCGAGGACTACTACCTCGCCAGCCGGTCCTTAGGTACCGTCGTCCTCCTGTTCACGACGTTCGCGACGCTGCTGTCGGCGTTCACGTTCTTCGGCGGTCCCAACGTCGCCTACTCGGCCGGCCCCGAGTGGATACTCGTGATGGGGCTGATGGACGGTATCCTGTTCGCCCTCCTGTGGTACGTCGTCGGCTACCGGCAGTGGCTCATCGGACGCGCGCGCGGGTACGTCACGCTCGGCGAGATGCTCGGGGACCGCTTCGGGTCGAAACGACTCCGCGCCGTCGTCGCCGCGTTCAGCCTCTTCTGGCTGTTCCCGTACGTGATGCTCCAGCAGATGGGCGCCGGCGAGGCCATCGTCGGACTCACCGAGGGCGCCGTCCCCTACTGGGCGGGCGCGGCTCTCATCACCCTCTTCATGATACTGTACGTCGGCCTCGCGGGCCTCCGCGGCGTCGCGTGGACGGACACGATACAGGGACTGTTCATGCTCTCCATCGTCTGGGTGGCCGTCGCGTGGGTCGTCTCCGCGGCCGGCGGCCTCTCGACCATCTCGGCGGGCATGGCCGAGAACACGCCCGAAGCGCTCGCACTCGGCGGCGGCCTCTACACGCCCGAGTACGTCATCTCGACGGCTGTCACCATCGCCTTCGGCGTCGTGATGTTCCCGCAGATAAACCAGCGGTTCTTCATGGCGAAGGACGCGCGCGTACTGAAGCGGTCGTTCGCGCTCTGGCCCGTCCTCGTCGTCCTCCTCTTCGTCCCCGCGTTCCTCCTCGGGGCGTGGGCGGCCGGACTGGGCGTCGAGGTGGCCGAGGGGTCGAACGTCATCCCCGCCCTCCTCAACGAGTACACGCCCGTCTGGTTCGCCGCCCTCGTCGTCGCGGGCGCGATGGCCGCGATGATGTCCTCCTCGGACTCGATGCTGCTGTCGGGGTCGTCGTACCTCACCCGCGACCTCTACCGGCCGTTCGTCAACCCGACGGCGTCCGACGAACGCGAGGGCTGGGTCGCCCGCGTCGGCGTCGCGGCGTTCGCCGTCCTCACGTTCGTCGCTAGCCTCTTCCGGCCGGGGACGCTCGTCGAGGTGGGCGACACCGCCTTCGGCGGGTTCGCGCAGATGGCGCTGCCGGTGATGGTGGCGCTGTACTGGCCCCGGACGACGAAGCTCGGGATGTACGCCGGTATCGGCGGCGCGCAGTCGTTCTACCTCCTGCACGTCTTCCTCCCGCCCGTGACCGTCGGCGGCGCGACGCTGTTCGCCCCGACATACCTCGGCTGGGACTTCGCGCTCTGGGGGATGGCGCTCTCCGCCGCCCTCACCGTCGGCGTCTCGCTTCTGACGCCCGCGGCGGCCGAGGAGGACGCCGGGACGTTCGCCGTCGGCAGTCGCGCCGACTGAACCGTCCAATCTTCCGAAACCCGCACCGACCGCCGCTGACGATTTCCGTTCGGTCGGCGCGCGCACCGTCGCGTACCGATTCTCTCACTTCCGAAGCGCTCATGTTCGTCCGGACGAACCCTCGACCATGAACGAACCGGGCGTACAAGCACTCGTCGACCAGGAGACGATGGCCGCCCGCGTCGAGGCGGGAGAGCTACCCGACTGGGCGGTCCGGCACTTCGAGACGTTCACCGACGCCCTCCTCGGCGAACGGGACGGCACGCCCTTCCCGTGCTACTTCGGCGCGAACTCCGTCCGCGACGGCGAACCGCTGTACGCCGCCGTCCCCTCGCTGACCGAGAAGGAGGCGCTCCTCTCCTTCCGCGACGCCCTGCTGGAATATCTGGACGTCTACCGCGAGATGCCGGGCCGGACGTCGTTCGTGACGTTCTTCCGCCCGCCCGAACGGGAGTTCTCGGAGGGCGACTACCACGAGGCGCTATGGCACCTGCTGCAGTTCCTCCACGTCCACGACCCCGACCCGTGGCCCGCGGACATCCCGACCGACCCCGACGACCCCGAGTGGGAGTTCTGCTTCGGCGGCGAGCCGATGTTCCCCACCTGCCGCGCGCCGTTCTACGAGGAGCGACGGAGCCGATACTGCCCGGTCGGCCTCGAAATCACGTTCCAGCCCCGGTCGCTGTTCGACGGTATCACGGCCGACACCGAGGCCGGACGGCAGGCCCGCGAGACCATCCAGTCGCGCATGGCGGAGTACGACGGCGTCTGCCCGCACGCCGACCTGGGCGACTGGGGCGTAGACGGCGACAGGGAGTGGCCGCAGTACCTCTTCCGGGAGGACCCCGAGGACTCCCCCGACGAGTGCCCCATCGTCGTCACCCGCGAGCACCCGAAGGCCGCGCCGCCGCGGTCGGCGCCGACGCCGGAGACGAGGGCGGCCGATGACTGAGGAATCGCCCCCGGTCCTCCTCCTCGTCGACCTCCAGACGGGTCTCGACGACCCGGTACACGGCGAGCGCAGCACCCCGGACGCCGAGGCGAACGCCGCCCGACTGCTCTCGGCGTGGCGCGAGAACGGCTTCCCCCTCGTCCACGTCCGGCACAGTTCGACCGAACCGGACTCTCCGCTCCGCCCGGAGCGGCCGGGGTTCGCGTGGAAACCGGAGACCGAACCGCGGGAGGGCGAACCGGTGTTCACGAAGGAGGTCAACTCGGCGTTCGTCGGCACCGAGTTGGAGTCGTGGCTCCGCGACCGCGGTCACGACTCTCTCGTACTGATCGGCCTCACCACCGACCACTGCGTCTCCACCACCACGCGGATGGCGGAGAACCTCGGGTTCGACGCCACCGTCGTCTCCGACGCCACCGCGGCGCACGAACGCGAGGGACCGGACGGCGAACGCTTCTCGGCCGACGAGACGCACCGGTCCGCGCTGGCGCACCTCTATCGAGAGTTCGCGGACGTGCGGACGACCGACGAGGTGCTGTCGGCGCTGTAACCGGCGCCGCAGACGTCGCGGCGCTTCCGCGAGGTCGGTGCGTTTAGGTTCCTCTCAACCGACCGACCGGTATGAAACGTCGTCGCCTGCTCCTCCTCCCCGCGCTCCTCTTCCTTCCGGGGTCCCTCCTGTTCGTCGCCGTCGCGCCGCCGCACACGCTCCTGTTCTCCCTCGTCGTCGGCTGTCTGTTCGTCGCGGGGTGCGGCTTCGCCGTCGCCGGCCTCGTCCCGTCGCTGTCGCTCGGCGGTCGGACGCTTCCGTGGTATCTCTTCGCGGGCGTCGCGGACGTCGCACTCGGCGTCTCGATGCTCCTGAACGCGGCGGAGACGGCCGCAGGGGGGACCGGCGAAGAGCTGTTTTTAGCGGTCGCCACCGGTCTCGCGGGGCTGCCGCTGCTGTTCATCGGCGCGGACTACCTCCGGGGCGGGAGACACCTCGACGTGAGCGTCTTCGAGTGACGGGTGGAAAATCCGAGACCCGCCCGCGCTCGCTCAGGAGAGGATGAGCGACCCGACCGTCAGCGTCTGCTTGGCCAGCGTCGCCAGTCGGAGCACGTAGGCGATGAACACGAGGAAGGGAAGCACCGATATCGTGAACCCGGCGCTAACGACCCAGAGAACGGTCTCGAGCCCCAGTATCGTCCCGGTGAACGTGTTCGGGTCGACGAAGACGACGATGGCGCCGGCGACGACCAGGGCGGGGACCGAGGCGTACAGAATCGCCCGCGAGAGCTTCACCAGCGCCCACTGGAGGTACAGCACCTTCACGTACTCCCGGATGGGACCGTACATCGTGACCGCCTCCAGCACGTCTCTGAGCGCGCTCCGCTCGTCGTCGCTCATCTCCGACTCGTACTGCTCGCCGAGACGCCGCGCGTGGTACATCTTGCGGGCGTAGTTGAAATCGAGGGCGGGCGAGACGACGTTGAACGTCCCGAAGTCGGAGTCTTCGAGTTCGGACATCGCCGTGTCGGCGTTCTCTTCGAGGTCCGCGACGTACGTCTCGACCTTCCCGCGGAACTCGTCGCTGTCGTTTCCGGCGACGGCGTCGCGGAGCGAGCGCGCCCGCCCCACGCACACCTCGACGACCTCCGCAAGGAGCACCGCCGGGTCCGACGGCGTGGTCTTCCCGAGCAGGCTGTCCGTGTTCTGATAGAAGTCCATCGTCACGTCCATCCGGTTGCGCTGCGTGCCGAGCGACCCGATCTCCTGGGAGAGCACGAGTTGGTTTATCGAGACGACGAGCGTCGTGCTGGTGATGATGGCGCCGACGAGCCCCGAGAACAGCGTCTCGACCATGTCGCTTCGCTCCATCGTCACCCGCAGCGACACCGGTTTGAGAATCCCCGACCCCACGAACGCGACGAAGACGACGAGGGCCAACGCGCCGACGATGACCCGGCGGTTCACGCCGAGGAGCACCCAGAACAGGTACTTGTTCACGTCGGTGCGTTCGCGGAGTCTGTTCGACGTCGAGAGGTCGCCGTCGTCACTCATCGCGGACCGGGCGCTTGAACACGATGAACTTCGTCCCGCCCTTGTCGTACTCGATGGTACCGGTGAACTCCCAGCCCTCCGACCCGAGTTCGTTGAGTCGCTCGGTCGGGTTGACGGACTCCCGCTTGGTCAGCCCCTTCGGCGGTTCGATGGCTCTGTACTCCCACTCCGGTGGGTCGCGGTTCGCCATACTCGGATTCACCCACCGCGGTCAGTTAACCCCGTGGGCAGCGCTCGGCGAGAACGCTTTTTCCCGTCGCCGACGAGGGGACCGTGTGCCCCGCATCCGCCGCTCGCTCGTCGCGTTGCTCGTGGTGTCGGCGCTCGCGTTCGGCGGGTGTCTCACCGTCGGTCCGACCGTCGAAGCGGACACCGAGGGGTCGGCCGTCTTCGAATCCGTCTCGGCCACCGAGTCGTGGTCCGGGACGGGCGTCCGGACGGCTATCACCCTGAAGTCGACCCCGGCCGTCGAAGACGTGACGACCATCTCCGTCGTCGACGAGTCCGGTCGAACGTTCCTCACGACGACCGTCCACCCCGGGCAGACGAGAGCCGTCGTCTCCCTCCCGGCGCAGTCGAACGCGACGGTCGTCGCCAGCGACTCGGTCAACTCCTCGACCGTCGACAAACTGAACGTGACGGTGGGCGGGAACGCGATTCCCTGACGACCCGACGTTCCGACGCCTCGCCGCTCGTCCCCCCGAGACGCCATCTGGTGTCTTTTATAGCCGCGAGAGCGACCTATCACCCATGCAGACGCACATCGTCCCGGTCGGGTTCGACTACGACCGACTCATCGCGCCTCTGATACGCGACCAGTTGGACGTCGACCGCGTCATCCTGTTGGAGGGGGCAGTGGGAAGCGAGGCGAACGTGGAGTACTCGCAGAACCTCTCGCAGAAGTTGGAGAAGGACTTCCGGAACCTCCTCGGCGCCCACACCGAACGCGTCGTCATCGCGGACGTGTACGACTACGACACGGCGTTCGAGCAGGCGTACGACCTCATCAACACCCAACTCGATAGAGGAGAGGACGCGGAGGTGTGGGTGAACGTCTCGGCGATGCCCCGGCCCGTCTCCTTCGCGTTCGCCACCGCGGCCCACTCGGTGATGGTCGAGCGACAGGAGGACAGAGAGCGCATCCACACCTACTACACGGCCCCCGAGAAGTACCTGGAGACCGAGTTGGCCGAGGAGGTGCGCGAGGCGCGCGACCTGCTCGGCGACCTGCTGGACGGCGAGGAGTTGGACGACGAACGCGTCCGCGAGCGGTTCGAGACGGCCTCCGATCTACTCGAGGAGTTCGACGAACGCGGGACGACCATCGGCGCCAAGCGCATCGGCGACGAGCACATCGTCGAGTTGCCCGTCGCCTCCTTCTCGAACGTCAAGCCGTTCGAGGAGATAATCCTGTTCGAGTTGGGCGAGTACGGCGAGTTCGAGTCCGTCTCCGAGTTGGCCGAGACGCTCGCACGCGACATGAACGAGGAGTACACCGACTCGTTCCGCTCGAAGGTCATCTACAACGTCGACAGGTTGGGTCCCGGCGGGAAGGGCTACATCGAACAGGAGGAGCACGGCAAGTCGTATCGCACGCGCCTCTCGCGCATCGGCGAGTTGTGGGTCCGGTCGCACGCCGGCGCCGACGCCGACGAACTCTCCCGCACGGGCGGGGAGTTCTAGTTTTTACTCAGTCCCAGTCGAGACCCGCCGAGTTCGTCGGGGCGTCGAGCGGACTCGTCGGGAGGCCCTCGGCCAACGCGGGGTCGTTGTACGCGCCCGGCGCAACGTCGTTCGGGCCGTCCGGGTAGAACAGCGACGCGAGCAGTTGGACGTGGTCGCGGCCGACGTCCAACTCGAACTGGCCGCCGCCGTACAGCGAGATACCGTTCGACTCTGCGTACTCGATGGTCTCGAACAGCGACTCCACCGTGCCGAACCGCGAGGGTTTGACGTTCAGCCACGAGGGCTCGAACGGGAGTTCCCGCACCGAGTCTACCCCCGTTATCGGCGCGTCCCACGAGACGCGGTCCTCCTCGCCGTCGAAGAGGGGTCGCGTCTCCCCGGTGAGCGCCGGGTCCTCGACCACCGCGTCCGGAAAGCCCCGCAGCACTCGCTCGTACAGGTCGGGGTCGGGCGCCTGGTCCACGTCGGTGCCCTCGTAGTGGCCCTTCAGGTCGACGATGCGGACGGCGCCCGTTCCGGCGAGCGAGTCGACGAGTTCGTCGGTCCAGTCGGTCGTCGGGTCGAGTTTGAACTCCGCCTCGGGGTCGGCGCCGAGCAGTTCCTCCACCCGGTCGGTCGTCGGCGGGTCGCCCAATCGGGTCGAGACGACGAACCGGAGGGGACTCGGCGTCCGGCCCACGGCCTCCCCGAGCGAGCGGTCGTTCTGCTTCAGCGCGAGGTCCAGCGCCGCGGATTCGAGCGCCCACCGTCGGTAGTGGCGGGCCGTCTCGCGGGTCGGCGGTGTCCGCGGGAAGAGGTCGACGTCGTCGAGATACTCCGAGAAGGCGGCGAACGAGTCGTACCGCCCCCTGAGGTCGAACGCGGGGGCGCTCTCCAACGCTTTGTGGTCCTCGGTGTCGTACGTGACGTCCTCGCCGCGGCCGGAGACGCCGTCGCCCCGCAGGTGAAACGTCGTCGTCGCGCGGCGGAACCCGCTCGACGTGTCGCGTCCGCGCCGCGTCCGCGCCGTGTCGACGATGCGCAGCGGAAGCCCGGAGACGGCGTCGTAGAGGCCGCTCATCGGCGCTCGCCCGATTCCTTCGCCGGACTGCCTTCTGCGTCCCGCGCTGCTCGCCGTCGCCCGGCAGAGAACTCCGTAGAGACGCCGTCGGCCGCCCTCCCGTCGTTGAAAAGAGACAATCTATCCTCGAAGAGGACGGTTTGGATATTCACTGTTCGCCTTGTATATTACGCGGCCGGGCGGTCCGACGGACCGCCTCCGCGCGTCCGCTACTGCCCCGAGCGGTCGTCCCGGTCGTCGCGAACGAACCGCAATAGGGGAACGAGCGCGTCGAACCGCCCGCCCCGGCGGACGAGGCCCTCCTCTCTGTCCCACTCGATGAACCCCGCCGCGCGGAGTTTCGGCAGGTGAACGTGGTACAACTCCGCCCGGAGGCCCGGCGGGGCGTCGTCGCCGAGGAGGTCCGCGTCGATTCGGAGCGGCTCCCGGTCGAGGAGTTCGAGGAGGATTCGTCTCCGCGAGGCGTTCGACAACGCCTCGAATCGTTCGTCGACTCGGTCGGAGTCGCGCTCGGGCCTCCGGTCGTCTGCTCCCGACATTTGTGCTCTCTCCCGCTCGGAGCCGATACGGCGGCGCCCTCCGCCGCGACACCGTCAGGAATACAGGAAAATAACTAACTCTTACTATTCTCAATCCGGTGCTTGTTCAGTCATGCTACTAAAGTGCATACCCGACGTCTCCTAACCATGGTAGTCATCGTTCACTTCCTCGTCGACGCCGACGATTTCGCCCTCGGGCGGGCGACGCAGGGCGGTGCCGAGACGCACGTCGAACTCGAACGCGTCGTCCCGACGGCCGGGTGCGCGATGCCGTTCTTCTGGGCCTTCGGGACGGAGTTCGAGGCGTTCGAGCGCTCGGTGCGCGAGAGCGACGCGGTCGAGGAGTTGCGACTGCTCGCGCGCGTCGACGGGCGGGCGCTCTACCGCGTTCGCTGGACGGAGACGGCGCCGAGTCTGACGGCGGCCATCGCCGCCCACGACGCCACCGTCCTCGAAGCGTCGGGGGGTCGGACGTGGTCGTTCCGCGTCCGTTTTCCCGACCACCGCGACCTCACGGCGTTCCACGAGGACTGCCGGGAACGCGGCGTCGACCTGCACGTCGAACGAATCACCACGCTCGACGCGGAGCACGCCTCGGAGTACGGCTTCGACCTCACGTCCAAGCAGTCCGAGGCGCTCCGTCTGGCCGTCGAGGCCGGATACTTCGAGGTTCCCCGACGGGTGACGCTGTCGGAGGTGGCCGAAGAACTCGAAATCAGCCAGCAGGCGGCCTCCGAACGGGTTCGCCGCGGGGCCGACGCCGTCCTCCGGCGGACGCTGCTGTCGCGGTCCGAGGGCGACCGCTGAGCGGCGACCCGGCCGCCTCGTCCCCTCGACGTCGCCGCGCGCCGCCTCAGACCCGGCCCGAGCGGAGTTCCAGTTTCTTCACGCGCGTCGAGAGCGCGAGGAACGTCGCGGCCAGCGTCAGCGTGACCGCCCCCGCGGCGGCGACTTGGAGGACGGTCGTCCCCGCGAACGGGACGCTGTCGGCCAGCGGCAGCGACGTGTGGTGCGGGTCGCCGACGACGGGGACGAAGTAGTCGACCACGTCGTTGAGTCCGTACCAGACGACGGCGACGGCGACGGCGCGGACGGGGAAATCGGTGATGCGGTGCAGGACGAACGCCTGGACCGCCATGGCGAGGTGGCTGAAGACGAGAAAGAGGTACATCGGGAGCACCGTCCCGGCGAGGAACGCCTCCGAGAACGTCACGAGGACGAACGGCGTCCACAGCCCGAGTTTCAGACAGCCGAAGAAGGCCAGCGCGCAGACGTAGTCGTTCTGCCTGTCGAGTTTCCAGAGCGCGAACGCGAGGGCGGCGAACAGCGTTCCCACGGGGCTGTCCGGGACGAACGGCCACATCACGACCGGTTCGTTCGCGAACTGCCACGTTATCAGCGGGTCCGACAGCGGGAGGGGATGGAAGCCGTAGTACCAGAAGCCGAACGCGGTGCCGAGGAGGTTCGTGGCGACGACGACCCAGGCGAGGGAGAGTCCCGCGTTCTCCACCCGTTCGGGCAGGGGTGCGAGCCACCGCGGGAGTCGGTCTGCGGGCGGGAGTCCGTCGCCGTCGAACAGGCGGCGGAGCCCGGTGGACGCGGCCATACGTCGGGCAGGGACGAGCGCTACAAAGTGATGGCGGTTCGGGGGAAGTCCGTTCGGAAATCGCGGGCCGGAGCCGTCCGGCCGCCGGGATACGTACCTCGCTCGCGACCCTCGCCACGCCCGCCGTCGAGCACACTGGTTGGTCTTAAGTAGGTCGACCCGTAACCTCCGAACATGCCCGAAGAGACCGATTTGGAAGAGCTCCGTCGCGGGACGGACCTCGTCAAGCGCGGCTTCGCGCAGATGCAGAAGGGCGGCGTCATCATGGACGTCGTCGACGCCGAACAGGCCCGGATCGCCGAGGAAGCGGGCGCGGTGGCGGTCATGGCGCTGGAAGCCGTCCCGGCCGACATCCGCAAGCGCGGCGGCGTGGCCCGGATGGCCGACCCCGCCGACGTGAAGGAGATAATCGACGCCGTCTCCATCCCCGTGATGGGAAAATCGCGCATCGGCCACACGAAGGAGGCGCAGATTCTGGAGTCCATCGGGGTGGACATGGTCGACGAGAGCGAGGTTCTCACCCCGGCCGACGAGCGCTACCACATCGACAAGCGCGACTTCACCGCGCCGTTCGTCTGCGGCGCGCGCAACCTCGGCGAGGCGCTCCGCCGCATCGACGAGGGCGCGGCGATGATTCGGACGAAGGGTGAGGCCGGCACGGGCGACGTGAACCAGGCCGTCCACCACCAGCGCAACATCAAGGGCGCCATCCGCGAACTCGAAGGCAAGACGCACGAAGAGCGCGAGTCGTGGGCCCGCGAGCACGAGGCGCCCGCCGAACTCGTCCACGAGACGGCCGAGATGGGTCGTCTCCCCGTCGTCAACTTCGCCGCCGGCGGCATCGCCACGCCCGCCGACGCCGCCCTGATGATGCACCACGAGTGCGACGGCATCTTCGTGGGGTCCGGTATCTTCGGCGCCCAGGACCCGGAGGCGATGGGACAGGCGGTCGTCGAGGCGGTCAACAACTGGGACGACCCCGAGCGACTCGCGGAGATCTCCTCGAACATCGGGTCGGGCATGAAGGGCGAGGCGAACGCCACGCTCCCCGACGAGGAGAAACTGCAGGGTCGCGGCGTCTGAGCGCGTCGGAAAACTCTCCCTTTCGGTGCGTCACCGACCGTCCAGCGGCGCCTACGCGACCGTGTTCGCGTCGGCCGTCTCCGACTCCGCCGCGTCCTCGCCCATCACGACGGTGACGGGACCGTCGAAGCTGAGCAGCACCGTCTGCGCCACGTCGCCGAACAGGGCCTTCCCGGTGGGCGAGCGCTTCCGCCCGCCGAGGAAGACGTGGTCGGCGCCCTCCGCTCGGGCGACGTCGAGGATGGCGTCGGCCTCGCGGCCGACGGTTCCCACGGGACGGTAGGCGACGTCGAGGCCGGCGAGTTCCTCGTCGGCCAGCCCCATCGCGCCGCGTTCGGCCGACTCCTCGGCCTGTTCCAGCGTGTAGACGGCGTCCGGGGAGCCGATGTCGGCGACGGCGCGCCGCTTCTCCTCGAACTCCCGTTCGGGGACGACGGTCAGGAGGACGAGTTCCGCGCCGGTGCCGGCGGCGTACGCGCCCGCCTCGCGGAGGAGGCGGCGGCCGCGTTCGCCGGGCGTCACGACGACGAGTGCGTGGTTCATACCCGAACGTACGTCGGATGCCGTGAAATATCTACTCGAATACGTGTTGCCGGAGCGCACGGGAGCGGTGGGCGCGGGAGGGGTGAGCACGGTGCCGGACCGGTCGATGGAACGGGACTGCGAACGAACGGGAGCCGTCAGAACAGGTCCGCGCCGCCGCCGACGCTCGTCTTGTACGCCCGCGCCTCGACGCCGGCCTCCTCGAAGCCGTCGAGCATCGCGGCCGCGACGCGTCCCCGTTTCTCGGGGTCGCAGACGGCGAGCACGGACGGCCCCGCCCCGGAGACGGTGACGCCCGTCGCGCCGGCGTCCAGCGCCGCCTCGCGGACGCCGGCGTAGCCGGTGATGAGTTCCGAGCGCGCGGGCGTGACGAGTCGCTCGTCCATCCCCTTCCCGACGAGTTCGGGGTCCGAACGGCACATCCCGACGGTCAGCGTGGCCGCCGACCCGACGGTGTGGACCACGTCCTTCATATCCGCCCGGTCGGGGACGACGCGGCGGGCGTCCCGCGTCGAGACGGCTATCTCGGGGAGGCAGGCGACCACGGAGATGTCCGTCTCCACGGTGGTCACCTCGTCCCCGCGGGCGACGGTGAACCCGCCGAGGAGGGCGGGGGCGACGTTGTCGACGTGCGCCTCGCCGGAGACGACGGCCTCGCCCTCGGCGGCGACGGGGACGAGTTCGGACCGGGAGTGTCCTCGCTCGTAGAGGGCGTTCAGTGCCAGGGCGGCGCCGGCGGCGCTGGCGGCCGAGGACCCGAGCCCCGAGGACGGCCTGACGCCTTTGTCTATCTCGATGTGCGCCGGGGCGTCGAGGGCGTCGGCGACGGCGCCGACGACGTTCTTCTCGGGGTCGGT contains:
- a CDS encoding homoserine kinase, whose product is MRTVRAPATSANLGSGFDVFGVALDRPADVIRVERAPRTTIDVTGVGSQYIPTDPEKNVVGAVADALDAPAHIEIDKGVRPSSGLGSSAASAAGAALALNALYERGHSRSELVPVAAEGEAVVSGEAHVDNVAPALLGGFTVARGDEVTTVETDISVVACLPEIAVSTRDARRVVPDRADMKDVVHTVGSAATLTVGMCRSDPELVGKGMDERLVTPARSELITGYAGVREAALDAGATGVTVSGAGPSVLAVCDPEKRGRVAAAMLDGFEEAGVEARAYKTSVGGGADLF